GATTTACATGCCACAGCAGACTGACACCTAAGAGTTGGCATGCCAAgctggaccaatcacagttttGGTCAAAAGACTGATTCCAAATAAGATTTGAAATGtgacattttgagaaatttagaGAAATACTGCTTTAAAGCAGGGATGCTTAACGTCAGAGCCATTTGGCAAGTTTGGAGCAGGGCAATCACCAAACCGTGTTTGAAAAATGTAGGGCCTCCTTTTAACGCAAAACAAGGACAGTTCTTTATGGTACTGATTCCACAACATTCTTTTGAGACTCCTGAGTGAAGCAATCATGCCTTTTAGGTACactttgctgtgtttgttgcaTCTAGTGTAATAATTTCACACAGACATTAGACAAAATGAATACccactgaccacttcattaaaactacctccttgtttctacactcactaggaaggagcactttgtagttataCAAAGACTGTAGTTTCTCTGTATgatttgttaccctgttctttaaagctgaggacccccacaggaccaccacagagcatgtaCTATTAGGGAGGTGGAACATTCTCAGaaatgcagtgacactgacatggtggtggtttgTTATATATGTTGCGCTGGCTGGTGTCAGCTGATCAGACAcagaggtgctgctggagtttaaacacctcagtgtcactgctggactgagaatcgtccaccaaccaaaactattcagacaacagtgtcctgtgaccactgatgaagggctagagaatgaccaacacaaacagtgcagcaacagatgagctattgtctctgactttacgtcTATGatgtggaccaacaaggtaggagtacAGCACATCTCATTGGAAATAATGCATTCAGTAAGAGATTCTGTGAATGTGCATTCTGATGGTGGACTCTTTTCCAGAAAAAATCCACATCTGAACCGCAAGGAATCCCCTTTGTGACAAGTTTGCAAAGCGTCAAAAGATCTTTATGTTCAACACCACATCCCACCTCTAAACAGACATACTAAAGAAACTAGCACTTATTGTGCTGGAAGTAGCCTTTATAAGAAGAGTAAATTATGGACATGAAGGGATACACATGCAACAGTACTGAAATGGTTTATGACATTTAGGTGATAACTGATTGGCAAAAAAATATTCCAAGGATTCCAGCTCTTTACTCTGTGCACCTCAGCAGAATGTGGGATCCATTAGACCAGTATTAGTATTGCTGCAGACCATGCACACACCTTCATGACACCAATTTATCATCTTCTAATGAcaacttccagcatgataatacacactgtcacaaagcaaaagacATTTTCCTttggtttcatgaacatgacaaagtgttcagtgtttttcagtgagGTTCCCAatcaccagatctgaatccagtaGAGCCCCTGGCCAAATATGCAACATAAAAGTGCGCCTAAAAGATTTGCAGGTATTGCGTGACAATTATATTCCAGTATTAATTTATATCATCATCGTCATAGTTTTCGTCAACAAACCTTTTTTTCATGACGAAACCAAGACAATGACgaaataaaaactacataaaaggATTCTGACGAAATTAACTGATATTGTCGACGAATAAAAACGAGACGAAAGTGTTTGGCAGGGACGACATCCAATCAGAACTGGTTTAGTTTTGTGAAAGGCGGGGACGAGTTAGGAAAACATCCAATCATAACTACTTCGGCGTATATGGAGAGGCGGGACAAGCCGGGGAGCCATCCAATCAAACGCACACGTGCACCGTTTTGGTGTAAACCCGTGAAGACCATACTACCCTGTGAACTGTCGTTACTCATGATGGAACCAAGTTATCTAGACAGCGTCCTCACGGAGAAAGAGAGTTTAGCGTTTGTGTTCAGAGAAAATCACCACACCGTGTTGGACATCAGGGATAACCATTCCTGAGGCAGTATGCTGGCAGTGACGCTAACGTTTTCTAGCTCGTGAATTACATTTCTGATATAGCGGCAAACGGCAGCCCGGTAATGCTAAATTAATAACAGAATTGTATTTGCTAGCATGACTTGACACGTTTCTAGCTATGAATATTAAAAAACTGCTCCTAAAAAACGAACGCTacggttctttaggaaaggtAGCCAGTCATAGTAAATGTTAGCCAGTTAGCAAAGTTACTTACTTTTGTAAACAGTGAACAGGAGTACTCAAGTAAAATATATTGGAAATgaaaaatggctaaaatgtaCTACTTACAAATACAAGAAGCTACAACTATATACAATAAATTGGTTGGAAAAAGGTAGTGGAAGAGCGGTGTCATCGGCCATAGCTCACAAAACCGTTGAGCGTCCGTTAAGTGGTTAGCTCGCGCTAGCTTTTTAAATTCGCCACGAAGATCCCAACAATCTCGCGCACATTAGTGTTTCGCGCTTAAACGTACTATCAGGTAACTCTAAATAAGATTGTTTAATAGGTAAATGTTGACATAAAACACAGGAAAACGTGAAAATATGAGGGGGTGTGAGTGTCACAGGACTGGGACACTAACTACTGGGCTCCATTGGGTAATGTCtgttatcatttcatttttagtgCAACTTGGAGAATCCAACGAGGAATAGACATTGCCTATAAATTGACTGGGTTACCGGACAGAAATATGGATTTAGCTATATGCTAGTCAACAATGATAAGGTAAGAATCTTTTTTTAGTCTCACAGTGGTGAaattcagtgttacagcagcaaagggatagCAAGGCACTCAGTACAAAAAATAGATACATTAACAGTACAAGgcaaaataataaagtaaatgtCATTAATGCCATTAACCTAGCCTGGTATGAAGTATATGAAGAAGTAAACAGTTTATATCTCTCCCATAAATATTCTGGATCTATCTCAAAATACAGCTATAAACAAGCTTATCACAACTAGCATATGACAAGTGACTCCAAACATTTCATGGTATAGTGAATAACAATGTTCAGGATGAAGATCAAGATGCATAAAACTTATTAAATTTCTTTGTCAAAGTTAAAGTAATCACCAAGTCTAACATGGCAAGATGATTAACTACAAGTCCCAAATTACTTTTATCTAACACTCAATAATTGTCTCTTTTTGTGCAGGTTGATGTGCAAGACAGGTGCCACCTTCATCCAAAAAAAGGTATGAATTGAAGATACAAAAGTTCCTTTAAATGGCTTTGACAAAACAGATTGAATATGACAATGTTTtgtatgttctgttttattgtgtAGTATGTCTTGCAGAAAACCATCTTATTGGACAATTAAACAAAGAGCGAAAGAATGGGTTGATGGAGACATAGAGTCAATTCAGGCAACAGGGTGGGGGCAGAGCCcaaatttagaaaaagaaaacaatacaatagGTGAAGATGGCGATGATGACAACATAGAATTTATGGACTGCAAAAGTGCTGTGTGTGACAGTGACTTTGGTTCCTGTACTAATGATTTGCCTGAATTTAATTCTGGATCTGACTCTGAAACGGAGTGCGACTCTTTACAGGATGAACTCGCGAAATGGGCGGCTGAGCACCACATTACGCTCAATGCCGTAAATGCCCTGCTAGCTGTCCTTGGCAAGCATCACCCAACTTTACCTAGAGATGCTAGGACACTGTTAGGTACAGTGAGGTCAAGTGAATTTGCAATTCAGGAGAAAGCCGGTGGTCAGTACTGCTACTTTGGTGTGCTTCACTCAATAATGAacattgtacaaaaaaaatcaagagtTTATTGATCAGTAACAAACATTTGAAACTTAAAATCAACATTGATGGGCTGCCACTTTTCAAAGGTTTACTAACACAACTATGGCCTATTCTTGGAACTGTTGTAAACTTACCATACCATGAGCCCGTCACAATTGGACTGTTCTGTGGTGCAAGAAAGCCTGATTCAGCAAGTGAGTTTCTTGATGACCTCGTATCAGAGATAGTTGAGCTGGAAGATGGTTTTGACTTTGAGGGAATCAGGCTATGCTTAAAGGTCTCCTCTGTGGTTTGCGATGCACCGGCACGTGCTTTTGTAAAGTGTGTAAAAGGTCACACAGGGTACCATGGCTGTGAGAAATGCACACAGGACGGAGTTTACATGGAAAACAGAATGACATATCCAAGAACGGACATGCCACTCAGAACCgatgaaagtttaaaaaataagaCAGATTCAGATCACCACCTTGGCATTTCACCTTTAGAAAGAACATCTTCGGGAATGGTCTCTGAGTTCCCTCTTGATTATATGCACCTTGTGTGCCTAGGTGTCATGCGGCGACTTCTTCACCTGTGGCTGAAGTTAGGTCCTCTCACTTGTAGGCTGCCTGGGTTTCAGCAAAATCTATTAACAGAGCGACTGCTGGGTGCTCAGAGCTGCGTGCCTGTGGAGATTGCACGTAGACCAAGGTGTCTCAGAGAAATTGACAGATGGAAAGCCACAGAATTTAGACAATTTTTATTGTACACGGGCCCTGTCCTGCTCAAAGATGTACTTCATACCGCAGTGTATGAaaatgttctgcttttgtttgtgggaattttcaTACTCAGCAATAATAGTCTGATCTATGCCAATGACATATTGGGTCTTTTTGTGTCTCATTTTGGAGAGCTGTATGGCCCTAAATTTGTCTCCTACAATGTTCACAATTTAGTGCATCTTGCACAAGATGTAAAAAACCAGGGTGCTCTTGACAGCTTCAGTGCTTTCCAATATGAAACCAcctgaataaaattaaaaagctcATTAGGAAACCTAGCTGCGATCTGAGTCAGATTGTAAAGAGACTATCAGAGAAGCCATGGAGAAAAAGACAAGTGTGTCAAAAGAACATACCTTTGGTCCTCTTTCACCACCTTTCTGTGGTGCAGCACAGTACAAAGAGCTGGCAACCTCACTCTTCAATGTCAAACTTGACCAAGCCAACAGTCATCTTTATTTGGGTGGAAAAGTTGTCAAGGTTAAAAATATTGTGTCTTACAGGAATGAAGTATATGTTGCATACAGTACATTTGAGCAGCGTGAACCATTCTTTCAATATCCACTGTCATCATCGTCAATTGGCATACATTTGGTCCATGGACTTACAAGAACGATAAACTACTGCAAAGTAAACCAAATATAGGGGAAGGCCTTTGTTATTCCATACATAGACAAATTTGTGTCAATTCCACTTTTGCATACAAAAAAGCAGTAAATCACCATTCAGAACTTGGAAtcatatgttatatattttttaaagttatttgtAGATAGTACTGCAAGCTATACATCAAAAGGTACTGATATGTTCAATACTTTTAGTATTTTGTGAGCAAGAATTTATTAGATCATAAATCTAATTTTCTTATTACCTGATTTTATGCTGCAAGATCTTATAATGAAAATGGATGTTATAGATAATTATCATCATTGTTCTTGATGCTCTACAGCTTATTCAAACAATCTACTTGTACAATTATTTCTATGataattttattgatttaatcattttttcctACAATGAAATTGTTTTtatgaaaacattgattccaagCTTTGAAATGGCTGTCCAGAtggaaaattatttatttaggcattaaataactaaaaatattTCTGACAGAGCACATTTAATTTTGGGGGTCTGGGGTCTGGCTTCACAATACAGCTCACAATGTACCTCATAGTGGAGTTTGTCAACGAGGGGCAAACTGGACCAGTGGCAAAGTCCTGGTACATGGATGGGTTCTCCTGATGGCCTCCCTATAAAGATCAAAGCCgacttttaaaaagtgttaaaaaagcTGAGGTCCCCCAGCCAGATAAAGGGTGGAAAATGCACAGTGCGAATCCTTTATGAATCAGGTAATAAAGACATGCATATATTAACAtagtacagaacaaagtattatTATGATCTTACCATAGCATGATAGATGGTTCTTTTTCATGGCCGTCATTCTTTCCCACCAGAATCATTTGATAACGTTGTTTCCAAATGGAAAAAGTCATGCTACACATCAGATCTTAACTCTGACACAGAGATTCTAGGAAAGAGAGTCAGCAAGTAAGCTGTGCATTCTGTACAATTAGTGTTTTAGAACAATTCTGTGATAGAACCAGTTATTAACATACTTTTACTTGTAGAAGAAAAGTATACTCTTCATCGGAGGAAGATGAATCGTTTTCGAtaactacaaagttcagtctttgaagttggagcattttctgcttctcactatCCAAGATATCCCAATGACATTCAAAGACTTTAAGGACTCTTAATATCCTGAATAAAGGATATGCTGAAATATCCTGAAAAATCAAGAACTTCAACAAAaaatggtctctgacatttacacagtcttctgtatctctgtgaaatatttaagtGTAAAGCCACAAATATAAAGAGTGTATTATGCTACAATAGTTAAACCAGTGTAATGTCCCTTAATAACATTGTCCCATATGATACCTATTCCTTTAAAAGGGATTTTTAGATTTTCTGCATACCTCAGCCATTAAGTTGAAAACAAAGTCATCTCAAGTGGGTTTGGTAAGAAATAATTGTAGAAAAGTATAGTGATAGGTAACAGGTTGTAAATTTCAGCAGACAAATGCAGCCTTTTTTATCTTAATCCACCAAAAAAACTCTACAGTGCCCAACATAATGTTTGAGACAAAGACGCATCCTTGATACAGctgaaaattttaaataaaaaaatcagtacACATTCCACATTACACATGCTAAAGAGAAAACTAGGCCCTCAAACAAGCAAGGGGTGCGATGGCTGCATTAAAGGCTTGGCAAAGCCTCACCAGAGAAGATGCTCAACACCTACTGATGTTTATGAATCACAGATTTCAAACAGTCATGACATGCAAGAGATATGCAACAACATACTAAACATGACTGCTGTAATGTTTCCACCAATTGCTATTTATCCAAAATAATGTGGTGCCTTGAAATGAAGGGGGGCTGGGTTAAAAAAAAGAGTTCTAATTTCAACATAGAGAAACCGAGATGTACGCAAATGCCCTTGAAATCTGGAATGTGTACTTTCATTACATCTGATTTGTAGTTGATGCAGCACAGTCttcaacttattttttttttgcattctcAGCATTGGCCAGTTGGGAGCAAGAGCAGAGCAAGAGTGGTGCAACAAAACATCAGATGTTCAAGGTATAATGCCTGAAACATTTCCAAGGGGTGGATAAATGAATACTACAGCATTCTGATCTCGGTCTTGCATCTGTAGCACACTGCCAATTGCCATGAACAAAAATTTAAACGATTTCCTGTAAttataaaaaaagcatttataaaatcCAAGTATCTTCTTATCCAATCCTTGGATAATCAAGTTATTATAAGAAAGTACAGGAAAGCAGATAAAAACTACTTcgaacattattattattagtatccCAACAGTAATACAATGTATGCCTCTTTAAACAACTAATATTCTCAAACAATGGCAATTTATAGTATGGCAGTTAACTTACCTTAACTTGTTTCATCTTTAGCCCAGGACAACCAGCAGGGAGACAATATTTATACAGATCTGTCAAATATGCAAGGTAATACCAATCATTAAGTAATTTTAAAAAGACTGAGATCATCAATATTAATCTGTATCTGTATGGAGTGTAgtcttatatatttatatatattatataaatcttatatataaatattacttactaacaatatattttaaaattatatttaggaAGGCCATTTTCTCCATGGGAACACTCAGCCATCGTATGTCACAGAGTAAGTTTCATAAAATGTTACAAAGGAACTGCCTTTGTCTAAGTGTGTTTCGAAAGTTGTTCTCATTGTTCCTTTCCATTTCATGTTCTctctatctataacccttattccctttttatctatctacctaccgaCCGACCTATCTATAACTCTTAACTATCCATATTACCTACAGCTCTAgctataacccttattccctaACTACCTACCTACCCATCTATAACTATCTATGTACCTGTCCATCTACCTACAGCCCTCTATCTATGATAGAGCTGTAGATAGAGATTTATAGATAGGTCGGGAGGTAGATAGGGAATACGGGTTGTATTCCCTATCTACCTCCCGACCTATCTATAAATCTCTATCTACAGCTCTGTCTATAACCCTTATTTCCTAATTATCTACCTACATATCTGTAACTCAAACTTTCCATCTACCTATTCATCTACCCATATcactgtctatctctctatctataacCATTGTGtcatgtctatctatctatctatctatctatctatctatctatctatctatctaatctttaactttgtcttttttatttatatgcacaTCTAGTTTTAACACAATCACAAACAAATCAGCCGCATTCTACATCCACTTAAGAGATTGAAAGACGTAGGCTGGAATTGTGGTAAAAAAGGGTCCATtaagaaaataattttaatggCAATTCTTGTCAGATTTCTAGAATGTATGATTAGTAGTAACAGcaattttgttccaacagcccCTGCCATACAACAAGAGTCTTCTGAGTGGTCAATATCTAACCAGACCCCATGTAAGTTTGATTACTTTACTGAGCAGCCCTGAACAATGATTATAATCAAATATGTGAAATCAAGTTTGTTTCTGCATTTGATTCTGAAATTTCCTTGCAGATAGCTTTCAGGATACAAGACAAGGCCAACATGTTCTACCACATGATAAGTCCAATGTGAGATATACATTCATGGTGAGTTCAATTAAGACATTTAATAATAGCAATGGGTTTCAGGTTTGTAATGTGTACAAATGTTCAGGGGCACGTTTAACAAAGCCCTGTTCAgattcgatttttttttttacagatttttttttttttttagatcattttacacGTCCTCAGTGGCAAAACTCTCACACCTAGACAGCAGTAAAATGACTCAACGAAAAGCAAAGTTCTAATACTGTGTCCAgtttctatctttctatctatctctaatttttacttttttatttttcgcCCTTCGACTGAAAAAAACCTCAATTAGACGTTTCCTATAACCACTGTCCAAATGTTTTTTCACAGatatttctttagttttatttgtttagttataTGACCTTCATCTTAATATTGTTACAATGAATATCAAATGTCCACATGTTTAATTATGTTAACAAGACAATGGTTTTCATAGGGTGTCCTAATTTTTCACATTACTGTAAAACAGtctagaacatagaacacaaaacactcaaaattaacaaaaaaaagtatattatCCAAAACATTTACAGATGTTATCCATAGTCAGTTCATTTCTTACAAGCTAAGAATACACAGAGCAAAGTCCTGTTTTCTAGGCAGTGACTTTTCCTTTAAATTTACATGTTAACAGCACCTACACCACAACAATGGCAAACAGGGTGGAACATGCCCAATACGTATACATGGCCATCTCAGGATACAAGA
This sequence is a window from Pygocentrus nattereri isolate fPygNat1 chromosome 20, fPygNat1.pri, whole genome shotgun sequence. Protein-coding genes within it:
- the LOC108411816 gene encoding uncharacterized protein LOC108411816 isoform X1; protein product: MLVNNDKVDVQDRCHLHPKKQHWPVGSKSRARVVQQNIRCSSPGQPAGRQYLYRSVKYARKAIFSMGTLSHRMSQTPAIQQESSEWSISNQTPYSFQDTRQGQHVLPHDKSNVRYTFMHLHHNNGKQGGTCPIRIHGHLRIQDKARMFLLIQMVQVEEEMNVFPLNSVETLEDLEKRLLNNGLKQRMTNTLSLSGGHTMKKTIWRIASKVFTTNLAKSLNWCGRGHKRGLKQTACGQLIIAAAGKNPTLPAPTEAEAEKCLKDYLRLAPARR
- the LOC108411816 gene encoding uncharacterized protein LOC108411816 isoform X6 — translated: MLVNNDKVDVQDRCHLHPKKQHWPVGSKSRARVVQQNIRCSSPGQPAGRQYLYRSVKYARKAIFSMGTLSHRMSQTPAIQQESSEWSISNQTPYSFQDTRQGQHVLPHAPTPQQWQTGWNMPNTYTWPSQDTRQGQDVPSHTNVETLEDLEKRLLNNGLKQRMTNTLSLSGGHTMKKTIWRIASKVFTTNLAKSLNWCGRGHKRGLKQTACGQLIIAAAGKNPTLPAPTEAEAEKCLKDYLRLAPARR
- the LOC108411816 gene encoding uncharacterized protein LOC108411816 isoform X2, which gives rise to MIRLMCKTGATFIQKKHWPVGSKSRARVVQQNIRCSSPGQPAGRQYLYRSVKYARKAIFSMGTLSHRMSQTPAIQQESSEWSISNQTPYSFQDTRQGQHVLPHDKSNVRYTFMHLHHNNGKQGGTCPIRIHGHLRIQDKARMFLLIQMVQVEEEMNVFPLNSVETLEDLEKRLLNNGLKQRMTNTLSLSGGHTMKKTIWRIASKVFTTNLAKSLNWCGRGHKRGLKQTACGQLIIAAAGKNPTLPAPTEAEAEKCLKDYLRLAPARR